One window of the Triticum dicoccoides isolate Atlit2015 ecotype Zavitan chromosome 3B, WEW_v2.0, whole genome shotgun sequence genome contains the following:
- the LOC119278174 gene encoding mannosyl-oligosaccharide glucosidase GCS1-like gives MTGGSGGTTRRPSAASRSRGDPSSSAPDPDARRAAAAAAARRSGRGDHGPLRLMAVSARTLLLLVIASVALLSLAFLAYTGGWWQAEAESEGAAALRRMARSVTPLDAPRMMDLPQFQGDHKESLYWGTYRPNVYLGIRARTPLSLIAGLMWIGVKNGQYFIRHVCQDSDELSKYGWADHNGRDYGRQELTDHGLHLTTSFLKEKGDGSGYGGDWAVRLDAKNEGSSLSEAQESTTHLFFYIADEAGKLITMGSHEPPSRGPVLLASGSHEEIGDWELYLRSEDNLEIHRAGFQTTSMHNLSDLVQHALVTNARQSGNLNLPDMAEDSSNAMIYQVSIKLPAKIDIVFLSGAGSKNPMTAERVNRLTGPMLSTRLESKQKDFEERYDQIFNVNNKIVSKELSVGRAALSSLLGGIGYFYGQSKIALPKGFSQKDGDKYIPYWPAALYTAVPSRSFFPRGFLWDEGFHQLVIWRWDAHISMDIIGHWLDLINADGWIPREQILGAEALSKVPEEFVLQYPSNGNPPTLFLALRDLASGIHAHQFSDEEAEKISTFLKRAYVRLNSWFQWFNSTQSGKYEGTFFWHGRDSMTTRELNPKTLTSGLDDYPRASHPNDEERHVDLRCWMLLATNCMRSIAGFLKMDSSLEKDYYKLSDQLSDFETLNKMHLDDKTGAYFDFGNHTEKVRLRWYEDREAMKRELLRETLEAPQLQLVPHVGYVSLFPFMMGAIPPESWVLEKQLDLISNTSILWTDYGLRSLSRTSSMYMKRNTEHDAPYWRGAIWINMNYMILSGLHHYAHEDGPYRVRAGELYDELRSNLIRNIVGNYQETGFFWENYDQKNKGKGKGARSFTGWTSLVVLIMAESYPSLHR, from the exons ATGACCGGCGGCAGCGGAGGCACCACCCGGCGTCCATCCGCCGCCTCCAGGAGCCGCGGTGACCCCTCCTCCTCTGCCCCGGATCCGGACGCGcgccgggccgccgccgccgccgcagcgcggCGCAGTGGCCGCGGCGACCATGGCCCCCTGCGCCTCATGGCCGTGAGCGCCCGAACCCTCCTTCTCCTAGTGATTGCTTCCGTCGCCCTCCTGTCCCTCGCCTTCCTCGCGTATACTGGCGGGTGGTGGCAGGCTGAGGCGGAGTCGGAGGGCGCCGCGGCGCTGCGCAGGATGGCGCGCTCCGTCACGCCGCTTGATGCGCCCCGGATGATGGATCTGCCTCAG TTCCAAGGTGATCACAAAGAAAGCTTGTATTGGGGTACTTACAGGCCAAATGTATATCTTGGAATTCGTGCTAG AACTCCGTTGTCTCTAATTGCTGGGTTAATGTGGATTGGCGTGAAAAATGGACAATATTTTATTCGCCATGTCTGCCAAGATTCTGATGAGCTTAGCAAATATGGGTGGGCAGATCACAATGGTAGGGATTATGGACGTCAAGAGCTGACTGATCATGGCTTGCACTTGACCACTAGCTTtctaaaagagaaaggagatggcaGTGGCTATGGAGGAGACTGGGCAGTTCGATTGGATGCTAAGAACGAGGG GTCAAGTTTAAGTGAAGCCCAAGAAAGCACCACACATCTGTTCTTCTATATTGCTGACGAAGCAGGGAAGTTGATCACTATGGGCTCACATGAGCCTCCGTCGAGAGGTCCTGTTCTTTTGGCCTCTGGATCGCATGAAGAGATTGGTGATTGGGAACTTTACCTGAGATCTGAG GACAATTTGGAAATTCACAGAGCTGGATTCCAGACGACCAGTATGCATAATCTAAGTGACCTAGTACAACATGCCCTTGTGACTAAT GCAAGGCAAAGCGGGAACCTTAATCTGCCAGACATGGCCGAAGACTCTTCAAATGCAATGATCTATCAG GTTTCAATAAAACTTCCTGCCAAAATAGACATAGTGTTCTTGTCAGGGGCTGGCTCAAAAAATCCAATGACTGCAGAACGCGTTAACAGGCTAACAG GTCCCATGCTGAGCACCCGCCTTGAATCAAAACAGAAAGATTTTGAAGAGAGATATGATCAAATTTTCAACGTAAATAATAAG ATTGTTTCCAAAGAACTATCTGTTGGTAGAGCTGCCTTGTCAAGTCTACTTGGCGGTATTGGCTACTTCTACGGGCAGTCAAAAATTGCACTTCCAAAAGGTTTTTCA CAAAAAGATGGAGATAAATATATTCCATATTGGCCTGCTGCACTATATACAGCTGTGCCCAGTCGCTCATTTTTCCCTAGGGGATTCCTGTGGGACGAGGGCTTCCATCAGTTAGTCATTTG GCGCTGGGATGCCCATATATCGATGGACATAATTGGCCATTGGTTGGATCTAATTAATGCGGATGGATGGATTCCTCGAGAGCAAATATTAGGGGCTGAAGCTTTAAG TAAAGTTCCTGAGGAATTCGTTCTGCAGTATCCTTCCAATGGAAACCCTCCGACATTATTTCTTGCGCTGCGTG ACTTGGCAAGTGGCATACATGCACACCAGTTTTCGGATGAGGAAGCTGAAAAGATATCCACTTTCCTTAAAAGGGCTTATGTACGGCTGAACTCTTGGTTCCAGTGGTTCAATAGTACACAATCAG GGAAATATGAAGGGACGTTTTTTTGGCATGGAAGAGACAGTATGACAACAAGGGAGTTAAACCCAAAG ACTTTGACATCTGGGTTGGATGACTATCCTCGTGCATCTCACCCTAACGATGAGGAGCGCCATGTTGACCTTCGGTGCTGGATGCTTCTAGCTACAAATTGTATGCGCTCAATCGCCGGGTTTCTTAAAATGGACAGCTCTCTTGAGAAG GATTACTATAAATTGTCAGATCAACTTTCAGATTTTGAGACACTTAACAAG ATGCACTTGGATGACAAAACTGGTGCCTATTTTGACTTTGGTAACCATACAGAAAAG GTTCGTTTGAGATGGTATGAAGATAGGGAGGCTATGAAACGAGAACTCCTGCGGGAGACATTAGAAGCCCCGCAGCTGCAATTAGTACCTCATGTTGGTTATGTCAGCCTATTCCCATTCATGATGGGGGCCATTCCACCT GAATCATGGGTTCTTGAGAAGCAGCTTGACCTTATATCCAACACCTCTATCCTGTGGACGGATTATGGCCTCCGGTCACTTTCTAGAACAAG CTCAATGTATATGAAGCGTAATACGGAGCATGACGCTCCGTACTGGAGAGGTGCCATTTGGATAAACATGAACTACATGATTCTTTCAGGACTCCATCACTATGCACACG AGGATGGTCCGTACAGGGTCAGGGCAGGGGAACTGTACGATGAGCTAAGATCGAACCTGATTCG GAACATTGTAGGGAATTACCAGGAAACCGGGTTCTTCTGGGAGAACTACGACCAGAAGAACAAAGGGAAGGGGAAGGGCGCGAGGTCGTTCACCGGATGGACGTCCCTCGTCGTCCTGATCATGGCCGAGTCCTACCCATCGTTGCACAGGTAG
- the LOC119278175 gene encoding probable arabinosyltransferase ARAD1 produces MATAPGVRTVAAVFGLLLLAFALSSTVIYLASPARAASPSSILLNLRPFAARCPPAAPLRVFMYDLPPRFHVAMMASSRNGGGGGGAEGNSTAFPAWPPSAGGIRRQHSVEYWMMASLQQQQQRQGGGAAEAVRVRDPDAAEAFFVPFFSSLSFNVHGRNMTDPDTEADRLLQVELMDILWKSKYWQRSAGRDHVIPMHHPNAFRFLRDMVNASVLVVSDFGRYTKELASLRKDVVAPYVHVVDSFLNDDASDPFEARPTLLFFRGRTVRKDEGKIRGKLAKLLKGKDGVRFENSLATGDGIKISTDGMRSSKFCLHPAGDTPSSCRLFDAIVSHCIPVIISSRIELPFEDEIDYSEFSLFFSVEEALEPDYLLNQLRQMPKEKWVEMWSKLKNVSSHYEFQYPPRKDDAVDLIWRQVRHKIPAVNLAIHRSRRLKVPDWW; encoded by the exons ATGGCCACCGCGCCGGGCGTCCGCACGGTGGCCGCCGTCTTCGGGCTGCTGCTCCTCGCCTTCGCGCTCTCCTCCACCGTCATCTACCTCGCCTCCCCGGCCCGCGCCGCCTCCCCCAGCAGCATCCTCCTCAACCTCCGCCCCTTCGCCGCCCGCTGCCCGCCCGCCGCGCCGCTCCGCGTCTTCATGTACGACCTCCCCCCGCGCTTCCACGTCGCCATGATGGCCTCCTCCAggaacggcggcggaggcggcggcgccgaGGGGAACTCCACCGCGTTCCCCGCGTGGCCGCCCTCCGCGGGCGGGATCAGGCGGCAGCACAGCGTGGAGTACTGGATGATGGCGtccctgcagcagcagcagcagcggcagggaggaggggcggcggagGCCGTCCGCGTGCGGGATCCGGACGCCGCCGAGGCCTTCTTCGTGCCCTTCTTCTCCTCGCTCAGCTTCAACGTGCACGGCCGCAACATGACCGATCCCGACACCGAGGCCGACCGCCTCCTTCAG GTGGAACTTATGGACATTCTATGGAAGTCTAAATATTGGCAACGATCTGCGGGACGTGATCATGTGATTCCGATGCATCACCCAAATGCTTTTAGATTTCTGCGAGATATGGTGAATGCGTCTGTTCTTGTAGTTTCAGACTTTGGGAGATACACAAAGGAACTGGCTTCCTTGAGGAAAGATGTTGTAGCACCATATGTCCATGTTGTAGATTCCTTCCTTAACGACGATGCATCTGATCCATTTGAGGCTCGCCCTACACTGCTTTTCTTTCGGGGGCGTACAGTCAGGAAAGAT GAAGGGAAAATCCGTGGAAAACTCGCGAAGTTATTAAAGGGCAAAGATGGTGTGCGCTTTGAAAATAGTCTTGCCACAGGTGACGGCATTAAAATC TCTACAGATGGCATGCGATCATCAAAGTTTTGCCTCCATCCTGCCGGGGATACTCCTTCGTCATGCCGGCTGTTTGATGCCATTGTCAGTCATTGCATTCCTGTGATTATCAGCAGCAGGATCGAGCTCCCTTTTGAGGATGAGATTGATTACAGCGAGTTCTCACTTTTCTTCTCAGTTGAAGAGGCTCTAGAACCTGATTACTTGCTCAACCAGCTCAGACAGATGCCTAAAGAGAAGTGGGTTGAGATGTGGTCAAAGCTGAAAAACGTCTCTAGTCACTATGAATTCCAGTATCCCCCCAGGAAGGATGATGCGGTGGACTTGATATGGCGGCAGGTGAGGCACAAAATCCCCGCAGTTAATCTTGCGATTCACAGGAGTAGGAGATTAAAAGTCCCAGACTGGTGGTGA